A genome region from Streptomyces xanthophaeus includes the following:
- a CDS encoding patatin-like phospholipase family protein, with the protein MGLETATAFDRALVLGPGGVVGTAWMAGLIGELGRRGVDLGAADLTVGTSAGAIVGALLTTGQDLGLLAEVAPRPGQAPRRGVDAAVAGAVFAVLGRHGLEPGEVRRRVGRIALDHADSDRDAASEAERALLAGRGALIGSNAWPTEGELLITAVEAATGEPVVWNRTSGVPLVHAVAASSAFPAAELPVSVQGRRYMDGALRSGANADLAAGARTVVVIEPLAHLSPGEPLDRRATAGGARTVVTIGPDAEAVRAFGTDLNDRANWTPAYRAGRDQAAAAAERLRSVWEPGSGAGGSQV; encoded by the coding sequence ATGGGGCTCGAAACCGCGACAGCATTCGACCGGGCGCTCGTGCTGGGACCGGGAGGTGTGGTCGGAACCGCGTGGATGGCCGGGCTGATCGGTGAACTGGGGCGCAGGGGTGTGGATCTCGGCGCCGCCGACCTGACGGTCGGCACCTCGGCCGGTGCGATCGTCGGCGCGCTCCTGACCACCGGCCAGGACCTCGGCCTGCTCGCCGAGGTGGCACCGCGGCCTGGTCAGGCCCCCCGGCGCGGGGTCGACGCCGCAGTCGCGGGGGCCGTGTTCGCCGTGCTCGGCCGGCACGGGCTGGAGCCCGGGGAGGTCCGGCGCCGGGTCGGCCGGATCGCCCTGGACCACGCGGACTCCGACCGCGACGCCGCCTCCGAGGCGGAACGGGCGCTGCTTGCAGGCCGGGGCGCACTGATCGGCTCCAACGCCTGGCCGACGGAAGGTGAGTTGCTCATCACGGCGGTGGAGGCGGCCACGGGTGAGCCGGTGGTGTGGAACCGTACGAGCGGTGTGCCGCTGGTGCACGCGGTGGCGGCGAGCAGTGCCTTCCCCGCGGCCGAGCTGCCGGTCTCCGTGCAAGGGCGGCGGTACATGGACGGCGCCCTGCGCTCCGGGGCGAACGCGGACCTGGCGGCCGGAGCCCGCACGGTCGTCGTCATCGAGCCCCTGGCGCACCTTTCGCCCGGTGAGCCCCTCGACCGGCGGGCTACGGCCGGCGGGGCGCGGACCGTGGTGACCATCGGTCCCGACGCGGAAGCGGTACGGGCGTTCGGCACCGACCTGAACGACCGGGCGAACTGGACGCCGGCCTACCGGGCAGGTCGCGACCAGGCGGCCGCTGCCGCGGAGCGGCTGCGCTCCGTGTGGGAGCCCGGATCCGGTGCGGGTGGCTCCCAGGTATGA